The Asterias amurensis chromosome 20, ASM3211899v1 region aataataattgagaaTAGGGAAaccatgttaatccggaggttgttggttcgaatcccactctagtaaattctttattcaaccccaaTAATCATTTaggaaatttacccagtcagtctcccttgtggtttataatgatatctaaaacaaaaagtttgcaTCCCCTCAAGGTTTCGTATTAATAATCAATTTGTACTTATGAGAGTCGCTTGTATTTGGAataggtcatgacctttgacatgtaACCTTTGACCCGTAGGTAGCATGGGAGGAGCAATCTCATCTGCAGAGTAGAGAGTTGGAGGAGCGTGTTTCACAGTCTCATGCAATCAATGAGCAGAATATACTCCTTCATGATCAACTACAAGAGGTTAGTCAGTTACTGATAacggacctgggcccaatttcatagagctgctaagcatgaatcgttgcttagcatgaaatttcttccctgataaaaacagggttaccaactaaatttccatttattacatattgcttgttactgataCTCGGCTTTTATTTTCAGAAAATTACTTTGAAATTtggatggtaatcctgtttttatcaaggaagaaatttcatacttagcaagtttttgtgcttagcagctctatgaatttgggccctgtcCTTAGTGACATCATGCATGCATGCTTTGCAAAAGTTTTCGGCAAAAGTGCTCATAAGCTGTAATTTTTTACTTACTACAGTACACATGTAATTCTATTTATCTACCCATGTAACTGATATGTCAATGAGCAATTTGAAAGTTAGAATCTGGCAAGGCTTAATaacagctgaagtcttttatttgagaaattacttctctctgaaaaactacgttactttagagggagccgtttctcttaatgttttatactatcaacagctctccattactcaattaccaattcagtttttatgctaaaaattattttgataatagtgtccagtgcctttaaatgctttttaaaatttgacgtTGGTAATTTTATTTCTCTGTAGTTGAGTGGTCGTATGATGCGAAGTCCACAGAAAATAAGGGACTCTACTGATGGTTGTGTACGAGTACCTGATGAAGACAAGTCAGCTGAACAACTTCTAGAAGTTATCAAGTAAGACTTCCTCTAAGGGCCTCGTCACaagaggcaacttttacaggtcGCAATACTTGTGTCGTtaagtaagacacttaaccatgattgcttcgtaaaattggggaggtagtgctttcttgTCTACCAGTCAGGCTTCTGGTGGATAATACCCAAGCTTTATTTcgtatatggactgtaaagggggtaaccctgtttcagccccaagagtaggtggcaacagcccctggaaaaatagttgattgtagcccatagttgattgtagccctcaacttgaagtggccttcggGCCTTGGGTGTCTGGCGACAGGACCACTTAAGTAGAGCATAAGTAATTCTTTCAGGCAGTGTCTCACGATCCCTAAGATGATATGTGAACATACAAATGTaggattctcttcttggagagtgcctggaactggttgcctgttaatggccttgtgtgacatgaccctaagAGTGAACAATAAAATGGAATACTTCCAAAAGTAATTGAgagaatttatttttgaattcCTGTTTTCCAAAATGGTTTCTTCTCTTGTCTACTCTCCGTTgagttcttggctagtacagtgattaagttcacttttctgagagttgTTGGCTTCAGAACCTGAATAAATTAATTGAAATGAAACTGAGTTTGCGTTTGTTTCTTGAAGGTTTATAAGACGCGAGAAGGACATTGCCGAGACCCGATCAGAACTCGCCCAGTCGGAGAATCTCCGCCTGAAGCAGAAGTGTGAGCATCTTGAGCGTCAGTATGAGGAGGCTCATCGTAATCTGACTGGGGAGAGAGAACGCACACAGGTAAGACGAGAATCCAATGATCCAAGATGGGCATTTTTCACCATAAGAACACTCTgtaccatagaaatagaacacggagaacgctgagtgcgACATTATGCTTGTTGTGAGACAACTTTTATTGATGCGGGTATGCCATTTTTTTATGCCATACAGTAGACGTCATGAACATTGACCAATAAAAACTTGTGTAAACGTTCTATGTGCGTTTCACATGAtgatcattttgccatacacgcttGTCATGTGGTGCGATTAGCTGCACCGTAGATGACACGTGGGGCTGTTGAGCTCAGTGTTCTCGGGGGTTCTGTTTCTATGCTCTGTACATAAATCATCGCAGGTTTCACAACGTTTCTTTCCATTGAGTTCTTGGCTCggacagtgattaagttcgctttcCTTACGCTCTGTACATAAATCATTGCAGGTTTCACAAGTTGCATTTTACTAAaaagtcaaaatttgttttaaaaatttgtttagtcACTATTTGGAGTGCAATTACACTCATCATTCATAATATCAAATCTTAATCCTTTGTTTTGCaaataaagtaaacatttttttaataaaatctaagcaaacttactttttttttatacaaggcAAGGCAACCCTTTGATCTTAATtccaacatgcaaagtttcaaatcctacaaatctGTTATTTTTTATCAAACTTGCCGTTTCAGGTGATGGTGCAAACTACGGCCAAGCACCAAGAGTTATTAAAGAAGGTGGAGACGCTGAATGCCTTAATGGACAGTAATAGGATGCTAAGAGAAGAGAAGGACAGGTTGGATCAACAGGTGCATCAGCTGGAGGCTAAGGTAAGCTTGGACTAGTCTGTAGGTCTATGGTAAGCTTAAACAAGCATGTAGGTCTAAGGTAAGCTTGATGGACAGTAATAGGATGCTAAGAGAAGAGAAGGACAGGTTGGATCAACAGGTGCATCAGCTGGAGGCTAAGGTAAGCTTGGACTAGTCTATAGGTCTATGGTAAGCTTAAACAAGCCTGTAGGTCTAAGGTAAGCTTAATGGATAGTATAGGATGCTGAGAGAAGAGAAGGTCAGGTTGGATCAACAGGTGCATCAGCTGGAGGCTAAGGTAAGCTTGGACTAGTCTGTAGGTCTATGGTAAGCTTAAACAAGCATGTAGGTCTAAGGTAAGCTTGATGGACAGTAATAGGATGCTAAGAGAAGAGAAGGACAGGTTAGATCAACAGGTGCATCAGCTGGATGCTAAGGTAAGCTTGGACTAGTCTGTAGGTCTATGGTTAGCTTAAACAAGCCTGTAGGTCTAAGGTAAGCTTAATGGATAGTAATAGGATGGTCAGAGAAGAGAAGGACAGGTTGGATCAACAGGTGCATCAGCTGGAGGCTAAGGTAAGCTTAAACAAGCCTGTAGGTATGTGATTAGCTTAAACAAGCCTGTAGGTCTAAGGTAAGCTTAGTTTCTCGAAGGTAAGCTTAATGTATAGTAATATAATGCTAAGAGAAGAGAAGGACAGGTTGTATCAACAGGTGCATCAGCTAGAGGCTAAGGTAAGCttatcatcatcaccatcatctTAATTAAGGCTTAAAAAAAGGTTATAACAATgttactatgaacagctctccattgctgttattgctaacaattattttgagtaattaccaatagtgtctgagTGCCTTTAAGTCTCTGAAACTGACTCTGGGCTATAACACCAAGGGAGTCATAATAATGTTGACTGGGTTGTATTTCTTCTTGTACAGGTGTGTAAGCTAGAGGCGGACATCGAACCACTTCAAGAGCAGAATCGCTCACTGACCGCAGAGAGAGATGCACTGAGTACAGATAAGATCAGTCTGACCATTGAGGTCACTCGATGGAAGCAGAGGACCAATCATCTGATAGAACAGTGCAACAGGGCAGACCCAGAGGAGCAGAAACGACTCATGTAATTTCATCTCATTCAAATCATAAATCATAAATCTTAAATAGTAATATTAGTGGCCTCTTATTCAGTCAGTCAGTGACACTCAATGAGCTTCAAAATTCAGTATTTTTTCTGTAAGGTATTTGAAGTATGTGGCCTATCCCTTTtacacagcaccatgtaatgggtCGATCTTTTAAGtttagccctcaccttgaagtggccatctgggcccaatttcatagagctgctaagcacaaaaacttgcttagtatgaaatttcttccttgataaaaacaggattaccaaccaagttgttatatgttgcatactgcttgttactcGTTTTTAGCTGGtgcttgcttatcctgaaaattatgtgagcttagcagctctatgaaattggcccctggccttgtgatgttaggcgatgTCTCATAACAAAATATGAGTGCGATCGATTAGCCTTTCCCGTGTCGACCATGTGTGCttattcgggtgagcccctgacaggagctaatcaaacgatcactTGCCCtttcgtagtgacgtcatgcacctgaggccagccccaagtgacccgttccacaagcagagcattgggggctgacccgggtgagcccctggactGACgtaaaagctattcgaacataccgggggcagatcggggcgacccagggaagctaatcgaacgcaccctatataaaaaaaattcaatcatgtttgtcattatttattgtcatttatttttacggttttttttcttctgaatgtCGCAGTGCTGAGAAGGATGCTAACAAGAAGACCATTGGTAATCTGCGAGAAGAAAACCTCAGACACAAGTAAGATATTGATACTACTTGAATTAAACGCAAGACTGGAATGAAAGAAATTGAGTGCACACAAACTAgctttatttttctgtattcaaTAATGAATTATTAtgattggtttattaaaaacattcaaacttcgcagccaaaggctgatttttgtttgaagacagtggacacttttggtaattgtcaaagactagtcttcatagttggtgtatctcaacatatagaagagtttgcggtaacaccatgtaataacaatctctaaatgagttggggtggttctgaaaagaaccgttgggttaactcgacgtttcgatcagtatgctctgatcgtcttctggagaatgctggactctgatgctgcatgctgcttaagtactaggcggtggatcagcggtgatgcatgaaggcgggaaatgtaggcgggaagtgaactcgatgatgcgtggtgaaacctgttgtggagccttgggggttgtgtggggggtgtgtgctcactgaaccgtgtcagtaggaacaagcacaggggacagtgagggtgtggggcctaggtgactgagggtatagatgacccaaagcagtctaatagttggggcctagggggtgaccgtggatatagaagatccattggtcgggagtagagggagccagatgtcactgatgtggaagccgatgtcttggggtacggtgtcatgcttgtggatctcgatggcctctctaatgcgtctagggtgccacgcctggatgggagcgatgatctcagcagcatcccagttcactcggtggtcagcgatgtgggaatgcttgacgatggcggatttatcgaagtcccccctccttccgtgtgctcggtgttccttaagtctagtgggaaggttacgcccggtttccccgacataaaccttaccacattcgcatggaatgcgatagactccggcacgggcggaggggtccttcttgtccttgtgcgattggagagagccatggagtttcttcggggcggagtgatacaccttgatacctgcttccttgaagatgcgttggaggcgatgagaggggggacctaggtatggtaaactaactgtgggtgtgtgtgtttgaccttGGGTATAGGAGACCCTTTGGTCGGGGGGGACGGGCTTGCTAGTCTTGACTTGCTTGGCGTTGTATCCATTCCGCTGTAGAGAAGTGGTGATGTGCTGCAACTCATGCTGGAGGCTATCCGGATCACAAATGGTATAAGCCCGTTGAACCAGCGCACGGTTGACTGACGACTTGATGGCTGGATGATGGAAAGACCGCTGATGCAGGTAGCGGTCGGTGTGGGTGGGTTTCCGGTAAATGCTGTGATGTAGGGTGCCGTCTTGGTTTCTTGTAATGAGAACATCCAGAAAGGGTAACTTTCCGGAATGTTCTTGCTCCATGGTGAACTTGATACTGGAGTGTTGTTGGTTGAGGTACTGCAGAAATTCATGGAGAGAGTCCTGACCGTGGGGCCACacgacaaaggtgtcgtcaacgtAGCGGAGCCACAGGCTGGGTCGGAGGTCAGCGGTGAGGAGTGATGAGGACTCGAACTCCTCCATGAATATGTCAGCTAGAACCGGGGATATAGGGGATCCCATGGAGGTCCCAGCTGTCTGCTCGTAGTACTTGCCCTGGAATTGAAAACAACTGGAGGAAACGCATGTGTAAAGCAAATCATGAATTTGGTCAGGTGAAAGACCAGTACGATCAGGGAGGGATGGGTCATGTGATAATCTCTCCTTGGCCAAGAAGCAAGCTTCATCAGTGGGCACATTGGTGAAGAGAGATTCCACATCAAAACTTACCAAGATATCAGTGGGTTGTAGGGTTAGGTTGCGGGTAATGTCAACAAACTGGGTGGAATTGGAAACATGGTGTTCAGTGAGACCCACCAGGGGTCGAAGTACTTTGGCTAGGTACTTGGCAGTGTCGTAGGTGGGGGACACTAGGTACACTGCCAAGTACCTAGCCAAAGTACTTCGACCCCTGGTGGGTCTCACTGAACACCATGTTTCCAATTCCACCCAGTTTGTTGACATTACCCGCAACCTAACCCTACAACCCACTGATATCTTGGTAAGTTTTGATGTGGAATCTCTCTTCACCAATGTGCCCACTGATGAAGCTTGCTTCTTGGCCAAGGAGAGATTATCACATGACCCATCCCTCCCTGATCGTACTGGTCTTTCACCTGACCAAATTCATGATTTGCTTTACACATGCGTTTCCTCCAGTTGTTTTCAATTCCAGGGCAAGTACTACGAGCAGACAGCTGGGACCTCCATGGGATCCCCTATATCCCCGGTTCTAGCTGACATATTCATGGAGGAGTTCGAGTCCTCATCACTCCTCACCGCTGACCTCCGACCCAGCCTGTGGCTCCGCTacgttgacgacacctttgtcgtGTGGCCCCACGGTCAGGACTCTCTCCATGAATTTCTGCAGTACCTCAACCAACAACACTCCAGTATCAAGTTCACCATGGAGCAAGAACATTCCGGAAAGTTACCCTTTCTGGATGTTCTCATTACAAGAAACCAAGACGGCACCCTACATCACAGCATTTACCGGAAACCCACCCACACCGACCGCTACCTGCATCAGCGGTCTTTCCATCATCCAGCCATCAAGTCGTCAGTCAACCGTGCGCTGGTTCAACGGGCTTATACCATTTGTGATCCGGATAGCCTCCAGCATGAGTTGCAGCACATCACCACTTCTCTACAGCGGAATGGATACAACGCCAAGCAAGTCAAGACTAGCAAGCCCGTCCCCCCCGACCAAAGGGTCTCCTATACCCaaggtcaaacacacacacccacagttagtttaccatacctaggtcccccctctcatcgcctccaacgcatcttcaaggaagcaggtatcaaggtgtatcactccgccccgaagaaactccatggctctctccaatcgcacaaggacaagaaggacccctccgcccgtgccggagtctatcgcattccatgcgaatgtggtaaggtttatgtcggggaaaccgggcgtaaccttcccactagacttaaggaacaccgagcacacggaaggaggggggacttcgataaatccgccatcgtcaagcattcccacatcgctgaccaccgagtgaactgggatgctgctgagatcatcgctcccatccaggcgtggcaccctagacgcattagagaggccatcgagatccacaagcatgacaccgtaccccaagacatcggcttccacatcagtgacatctggctccctctactcccgaccaatggatcttctatatccacggtcaccccctaggccccaactattagactgctttgggtcatctataccctcagtcacctaggccccacaccctcactgtcccctgtgcttgttcctactgacacggttcagtgagcacacaccccccacacaacccccaaggctccacaacaggtttcaccacgcatcatcgagttcacttcccgcctacatttcccgccttcatgcatcaccgctgatccaccgcctagtacttaagcagcatgcagcatcagagtccagcattctccagaagacgatcagagcatactgatcgaaacgtcgagttaacccaacggttcttttcagaaccaccccaactcatttagagattgttattacatggtgttaccgcaaactcttctatatcttatctccaccatgcaaagtttcaaatcctacttatctcaacatatgcaaaaaataacaaacctgtgaaaatttgagctcaatcggtcgttgaagttgcgagataataatgaaagaaaaaacacccttgtcaaacgaagttgtgtcctttctgatgcttgattttaagacctcaagttcttctcgaaatcaaattcgtggaaaattacttctttctcgaaaactacgtcacgtcagagggagctgtttctcacaatgttttatactgtcaacctctccccattacttgtaatcaagaaaggttttatgatgataattattttgagtatttaccaatagtgtccactgcctttaaattacagAGCATAGTTAAGAAAAATAAAGCAGTGTAAATTTGGGAAAACATATCTCGCTTGAAAATACTCCGGGCGAAAAATCTTGGCGTATACTTGTTTTGTGTGAACATCTGGGCTATTTTAAGCATGATACAACACTTTGATAATTATAACTCGTGCTTAGTGCTGTTTTAAAAGATACAATGTTTCTTCACTGTCAtgatgtttgattgtttttgttcattttagaAAACTAAATTGTCTCCCAAAActggaaaaataattttgtatacttttttttcaaacagagCAGAGATGTCAAGACTGAATGCACAGCTTACAGCAACAAGGTAATTGCTTCAGATCATTCCAGCTGGAAGAAACATTGCAGAATTTAatgttgctaacaaaacagttgctgtcaGTGATCCACCATACACTtaaattgacaaacctgtagaagtttgagatcgattggtctactgggtcacgagaaaatagtgaaaaacagattgcactttttgcatgacatcttttaaaaaaaaaattaataaaacgctcatgggaaattatttttatttatttttcataaaaaattacatttccGGCTAAGATATTTCAGGGGATGTTTTCTGctgtcatcattagaccgtttaAATTTTATGTAAACTGTGACTGATCTTTAAGCAATTGTTTTTCTTACAAATTTTGTAAtgttgctttaaaggaacacgttgccttggatcggtcgagttggtctttgaaaagcgttctgtaatcgtttgttgtaaaatgtatatggttagaaagatattgtaaaagtagaatacaatgatctacacatatatgcctcgaaattgcgtggttttctttttaccctgtcgactaacacggtcgtccatttatgagagtcaaaattttgactcccataaatggccgaccgtgttagttcgcgacgtaaaggaaaaccgtgcaatttcgagtgatacttgtgtggatcattatattctacttttaaaacatctttctaactatatgcatttcataacaaacggtttcacaGTTTTTAATAgactaactcgtccgatccaaggcaacatgttcctttaatgacataCAACACAAATGGGGAATTTCAACTGGCATggattaaaaactttaaaagaatacaCTTCCTTTAGAATGATATTCCCAATGTAAAATATTTAACTGTTCTTTGTGTGTTTATTTCCTTTGATATCCATGTCAGGACGGAGAACACCAAGCTCAATACTGACCATGCCAATATGCAGTAAGTTAAACTTTATTTTTTGTCCATGGTTGGTTAATTCAATAACACCACAAAttaagtgggttttttttgcccCTCAATTTCAGGCAAGCTTTTTGGGtcaagacatctgctctagaatgtgTAGACGGGGGGGCtgtcttttattttaattctaagAGTGTTGTTAGGATTcgtactgcctctagctacaagGCAATCTCGGTAGACTGGTGGTAAGACATGTACTTAAGAATGGCAAAGGttgggggttcgaatcctacccgagtgATTTGCTTGTGGGTTTTTGTCACAGTACTCATGGACACACGTCAGTGGatcggtaaaaaccaaataatatagaccatgtgaactttgtttacaataagtgtgaccttgtacattctttgagtattctggcaggcataatactgcacaggtcatatgggaaagttgacattttgagtCATAACTTCCAaataaatccaagaattatgaaagtataAACtcgacaagttttgagatgtgccccctttcatcatatcaaaagttgataagaattaggcAGTGCAATCTCTATAAAATATATgattttatgatttcttccattgagctgtgaacaaatcgtgcctgcaggaagtgtaggctctgtggctcttttgtaaacatgtgatgtattaggtcacatcgtctacagTGCCCCCTTAGTTTCTTTTGACAAAACTTTTGAACTAATGTCATGTTTCTGTGTTTCAGGGCAGAGCTGAGGCTTGAGCTGAGTAAACTAAGGTGAGTGAGAACCAAAATTTGTGGATTTATATAAAATCGTAATTGTAATTCTTTTGAACACACATATTTTTACAAAAGAAGAGAGTCGGGTAACTTCACTATCTACCATGATTAGATTTGTCCATGAACCATTTGGTGAAAAAGTTTTGATTTTCGGCAAGTCTGATATTGGAAAGATTTgatattgcatttgtattgtatttctcTGCCACAAATTCTGGATTTCTTCTTAGCTTAGGCTTACATTTCAAGTTTGGTTCTGCAGATGtgtatgttattattttgtatttagtGCCATGAGCACTTTGATGAATTtgagcgctttataagttttcattataattattgtttttaatatttggaGACTCCAATTGTTTTGTGGTAGCGCAAGTCGCAGCGGAATGGACGTCTGGCTCTTATGGTGGTTTTTATATCAACTAATAAACAAGTGTTGATTGGTTTGGCGTTTCATGTTCATTGTTTTCAGTGAGGAGATTAACCAATTGAAAATGGAGAACACAACAAAGACCAATGAAATCAATGAGAAGAAGAGTACAATACAACAGGTGGGTAACAATTCACAACtattaatgtaataataataataataataataataataataataataataataataataataataataataataataataataataataataataataataataataataataataataataacagtaacagtaacagtaacagtaacagtaacagtaacagtaacagtaacagtaacagtaacagtaacagtaacagtaacagtaatagtaatagtaatatcgaagtcttatatagcgcatgtatctaccaaacaaggtactcaaggcgctgagtatatacaaactttcagaaagataggttattgaagtgatgaattctgagacccaattatttagcaccttataagggtttacaaggtgctatggcgcatacagcagccacagcaaggaacaccggggcagaccccttctcttttcgataagtgcactgggttcttttacatgcgttacgcAACACATGGGGCAaacggttttacgtcccatctgaaggacaaagcatcgGTTAATtgcttgcttaaggacacaagtgtcacggctggggattcgaacccacactctgctgatcagaaacaccagagtttgaatttggtgctcttaacagctcggccacgacacttccacatgtaGCTTTGGTTCTACCGTAATTATACATCGCCtaattatacttccaccatgcaaagtttcaagtcctaCAAACTGTTTCTCCTCTCAGCCTcgttttggttacattgatttgaatgggagtaaatcaagatggccgctctatgATAAAAGTCTATTGACTTTTCCCCCATCCTTTCCCCTATCAGGTGAAGAAGATTGGTCGTCGTTACAAATCACAATTTGAGGAGTTGCAAGCAAAGGTGGATGCCGAGAAGGAGCAGCTTGGCCAGCCCAACGCCGAGACAGACGCTAAGATTAAGGAGCTTGAAGAAACATTGACTAAAGCTAATGAGGTAAGAAGATAACTGTataagggtctgggtactttgtgttggacacaaaacacaatgtccacagatttacattatcTTACTGAGGGGCTgtaatttttgtcaaatgaataaaacaatgtacAGCGGATTTACGCGACTCCTGGAAACGTTTCCCTCAGATTTTCATCTTGATGACTAATGAAGTTGAAAACTttgtacaggtaaattatattacaaacaTCTCCATTCACAGTGAGTTGGGATTCGTGTCATGGCCAAAGACTTCGCCTacaaaaaggtatcaaaaccctgtTGGCAGAAAAATCTGCTGAGAAActttcttttaaagacagtggacactattggtaattgtcaaagaccagtcttcttacttggtgtatctcaacatatgcataaaataacaaacctgtgagaatttgagctcaatcggtccttagttgtgagataataagaaaagaaaaaatacccttgacacacgtgtgctttcagatgcttgatttcgaaacctcaaattctaaatctgacgtctcgaaatcaaattcattgaaaattacttcttcctcgaaaactacatcacttcagagggagccgttactcacaatgttttatactatcaacctctccccattactcgtttcaatcaagaaaggttttatgctcataattattttgagtaattaccaatagtgtct contains the following coding sequences:
- the LOC139952255 gene encoding uncharacterized protein, with protein sequence MGSPISPVLADIFMEEFESSSLLTADLRPSLWLRYVDDTFVVWPHGQDSLHEFLQYLNQQHSSIKFTMEQEHSGKLPFLDVLITRNQDGTLHHSIYRKPTHTDRYLHQRSFHHPAIKSSVNRALVQRAYTICDPDSLQHELQHITTSLQRNGYNAKQVKTSKPVPPDQRVSYTQGQTHTPTVSLPYLGPPSHRLQRIFKEAGIKVYHSAPKKLHGSLQSHKDKKDPSARAGVYRIPCECGKVYVGETGRNLPTRLKEHRAHGRRGDFDKSAIVKHSHIADHRVNWDAAEIIAPIQAWHPRRIREAIEIHKHDTVPQDIGFHISDIWLPLLPTNGSSISTVTP